The Sphingomicrobium aestuariivivum DNA window ACCACCGCCGAGCTCGTCGACATGTTCGACGACTATCCGCTCGACTTCCAGCCGGGCACGCGCTGGGAATATAACAACAGCGGCTACGTCCTCCTCGGCGCGATCATCGAGGAAGTGACGGGCAAGCCGTGGCATGTGGCGATCGACGAAGCGCTGCTGGCACCCAACGGGATCACGGACGTCTACTATCTCGACGACGAGACCAGCCTGCCTGTCATGGCGAGGGGCTATACCGGCGGCACCGACACGCTGGCCCAGTCCATCCACATGAGCCTGCCGCATGCCGCGGGCGGCCTCGCCGGCACGCTCGAAGGCTTGCGCGCCTGGACGATGGCGCTGCACGGCGGAAAGATCGTCTCGCCCGAATCGCTCGCCCGCATGACCGCCCCGACCCGCCTCTATTCGGGCGACACCCAGCCCTATGGCTACGGCCTGATGCTCGAGCAAGTGCGCGGGCGCGACATGATCGGTCACGGGGGCGGCATCTTCGGCTTTTCGACCTTCGTCTATTACGTGCCGGAAGACGGGCTCTTCGCCGCCGTCATGGCCAATAGCGACGGGCTCGAGCTGACCCCGCAGATGGCCGCGCTGAAGCTCGGCGCGATGGCACTCGGAGACCCCTATCCCGAGCTGGTCCCGGTGGCCGCCGCGGACGCCATCGAGGCGGGCTGGGAAGGGCGCTACGAATTTGCCGACGGCACGATCCGCGACTTCTACCGCGATGGCGACACGCTCTACATGCGCCGCGAGGGCAGCCAGCCGCTCGAAGTGGTCGGCGACGGGGAGGGGCGCTTCTTCTACGAGCGCAGCATGACCTATTTCCGCATCGCCGATGCGGGCGACGGTGCAGTGGCGCATTTCCATTCGGACGGCTCGACCAAGGGCGTCGAGGGCCGACGCATCGGCGATGCCGCGCGGACGGCCTATGTTACCCTCGAGCCCGCGCAGGCCGAACGCCTGATGGGGGACTATGCCTTCGAGATTGGCACGATCGCCTTTGCACAGGCCGCGGATGGCACCATGACCGCGCTTCTCGAAGGGCAGCGTCCCGAGCCCGTGCGGGCGACCGGCCCGGCCCAGTTGGTGGCACCGGGGGTCGGCGCGACCTTCGATTTCGAGATGGCGGGCGGGCAGGCCATTGCCGTGACGCTGCGGCAGGGTGGCGCAGAACTGCGCGGCGAACGCATCGACTAGGCATGAAAAAAACGCCCGGGCAGTGGAGTGCCCGGGCGTCCTTGCGTGACGATTGCTCGTCAGCCCCCTTGTCTCGGAAATCGAAGAGCGAGTTCGAACCGGACACCAACGTCGCTAACCGGTCTTTGACGATTCTGTCACCCCTTAATGTCTCTTTCGAGCCACTTGGGCTGGCAATGTTGCAACGCCGCCACGCTCGAGACGCTGATTGAAATGCGTCGCCCGCCTGCCTAGAGCGGTCGCGAAGCATTTTATCGAAAGTTCACGACGTGCGCCTCTCCAAGTCCTTCCTCCCCGTCCTCAAGGAAAGCCCCGCCGGGGCCGAAGTCGCCAGCCACAAGCTGATGCTGCAGGCGGGCCTCATCCGCCAGACCAGCTCGGGCATCTACGCCTGGCTGCCGCTCGGCATCCGCGTCCTCAGGAAGATCGAGCAGATCGTGCGCGAGGAGCAGGACAAGGTCGGGCAGGAAATGCTCATGCCGACGATCCAGCCTGCCGACCTGTGGAAGGAAAGCGGTCGCTATGACGCCTATGGCCCCGAGATGCTCCGCATCGAGGATCGTCATGGTCGCGAGATGCTCTATGGCCCGACCAACGAGGACATGATCACCGCGCTCTTCCGCGACGATGTTAAATCGTACCGCGAGCTGCCGCGCATGCTCTACCACATCCAGTGGAAGTTCCGCGACGAGGTCCGCCCCCGTTTCGGCGTGATGCGCGGGCGCGAATTCCTGATGAAGGACGCCTACAGCTTCGATCTCGACGAGGCGGGCGCCAAGATCAGCTACTATCGCCAGCTGCTGGCGTACCTGCGCACCTTCAAGCGCATGGGCATCAAGGCCGTGCCGATGCAGGCCGACAGCGGCCCCATCGGCGGCAAATTGAGCCACGAATTCGTCGTCCTCGCTCCCTCGGGCGAAAGCGAGGTCTTCTATGACGGAAAGATCGAGGACGTGGACCTCGAGCGCGAGGGCCTGTCCTATGACGATGCCAATGCGCTGGAGACGCTCTTCAACGAGGCCACCGGCGTCTATGCGCGCACCGACGAGACCCATGAGGAGCAATATTGGAACGAGGTGCCGGCGACACGCCAGCGCACCGGCCGCGGCATCGAGGTCGGCCACATCTTCTATTTCGGCGAGAAATATTCGAAGGCGATGGGGCTCAAGGTCTCGGGTCCCGACGGCGAGATCACGCCCATGATGGGCAGCTACGGCATCGGCGTCT harbors:
- a CDS encoding serine hydrolase domain-containing protein, translating into MTSLMMGAAMIALATAAPVDGDKMLGAAYDADGPGAAALVVDDGETLYAGAVGMADIAGGRALGPDTAFRYASISKQFAAAMIVHLVEEGRLSYDDQLVDLLPGMPEAWRGVTLHHLLNHTSGIKSYTSIPAIMAGTGGIGSVTTAELVDMFDDYPLDFQPGTRWEYNNSGYVLLGAIIEEVTGKPWHVAIDEALLAPNGITDVYYLDDETSLPVMARGYTGGTDTLAQSIHMSLPHAAGGLAGTLEGLRAWTMALHGGKIVSPESLARMTAPTRLYSGDTQPYGYGLMLEQVRGRDMIGHGGGIFGFSTFVYYVPEDGLFAAVMANSDGLELTPQMAALKLGAMALGDPYPELVPVAAADAIEAGWEGRYEFADGTIRDFYRDGDTLYMRREGSQPLEVVGDGEGRFFYERSMTYFRIADAGDGAVAHFHSDGSTKGVEGRRIGDAARTAYVTLEPAQAERLMGDYAFEIGTIAFAQAADGTMTALLEGQRPEPVRATGPAQLVAPGVGATFDFEMAGGQAIAVTLRQGGAELRGERID
- the proS gene encoding proline--tRNA ligase, with translation MRLSKSFLPVLKESPAGAEVASHKLMLQAGLIRQTSSGIYAWLPLGIRVLRKIEQIVREEQDKVGQEMLMPTIQPADLWKESGRYDAYGPEMLRIEDRHGREMLYGPTNEDMITALFRDDVKSYRELPRMLYHIQWKFRDEVRPRFGVMRGREFLMKDAYSFDLDEAGAKISYYRQLLAYLRTFKRMGIKAVPMQADSGPIGGKLSHEFVVLAPSGESEVFYDGKIEDVDLEREGLSYDDANALETLFNEATGVYARTDETHEEQYWNEVPATRQRTGRGIEVGHIFYFGEKYSKAMGLKVSGPDGEITPMMGSYGIGVSRLVGAIIEASHDDNGIVWPEAVAPYKVGIVTMRADDEATVAAAEKLYEGLTAAGVEALYDDRDERGGVKLGGMDLMGLPWQVVIGPRGLKDGVVEMKNRRTGEREELTPEAALAKLSA